In a single window of the Rhodoferax saidenbachensis genome:
- the nudB gene encoding dihydroneopterin triphosphate diphosphatase: protein MSAPYKIPQSVLVVIHTPALEVLLLRRADTQEDFWQSVTGSKDLPDEPWAVTAAREVWEETGIDCRAGTALASQLQDWHLENVYAIYPRWAHRYAPGVTHNTERVFGLQVPVPTPVHLSPREHTAYQWLPWERAAGLCFSGSNAQAIARLEHFDAAALAESAQGASVLIARGGT from the coding sequence ATGTCTGCGCCCTACAAAATTCCCCAATCCGTGCTGGTGGTGATCCACACCCCGGCGCTGGAGGTGCTGTTGCTGCGGCGAGCGGACACGCAGGAAGACTTCTGGCAGTCGGTGACCGGCAGCAAGGATTTACCGGACGAGCCCTGGGCCGTCACCGCCGCACGCGAGGTGTGGGAAGAGACGGGCATCGATTGCCGCGCTGGCACTGCACTGGCAAGTCAGCTGCAGGACTGGCATCTGGAAAATGTCTATGCCATCTACCCACGTTGGGCCCATCGCTATGCACCGGGTGTGACGCACAACACCGAGCGTGTGTTTGGCCTGCAGGTTCCGGTTCCCACTCCGGTGCACTTGAGTCCGCGTGAGCACACGGCGTACCAGTGGCTGCCATGGGAACGGGCAGCGGGACTCTGCTTTTCCGGCTCCAACGCACAAGCCATTGCACGTTTGGAGCATTTTGATGCTGCGGCCCTCGCGGAATCTGCGCAAGGCGCTTCTGTTTTGATAGCAAGAGGTGGAACATGA
- a CDS encoding GGDEF domain-containing protein gives MAAPTPSNLVDLQQLQLDDARALLGRELTLTLPPPEESSTAYLQSVIDGLCELSLKDPLTGLSNRRHFRSVLDRSIDVVARSGEPALLLMLDIDHFKKVNDTYGHQAGDQVLQAVAQCLAKCVRPVDTVARYGGEEFAVILPNCLTAFGETVAERIRQTIQDMPIQISPGVSIHVTVSVGGAYAPEWVRSTAALWTERADVQLYRAKSEGRNRVFLDQQQEIYVSAEEKNLLFGHLALGDPAWIESVSGEVPSAPAHGSMHRVN, from the coding sequence GTGGCAGCCCCAACCCCCAGCAACCTCGTCGACTTGCAGCAACTGCAGTTGGACGACGCACGTGCATTGCTGGGCCGTGAACTCACCCTGACGCTGCCGCCCCCCGAAGAATCGTCCACCGCCTACCTGCAAAGCGTGATCGACGGCCTGTGCGAGCTGTCCCTCAAGGACCCACTCACCGGCCTTTCCAACCGCCGCCATTTCCGCTCGGTGCTGGACCGCAGCATTGACGTGGTGGCCCGCTCCGGCGAACCCGCGCTGCTGCTGATGCTGGACATCGACCACTTCAAAAAAGTCAACGACACCTACGGCCACCAGGCCGGTGACCAGGTGCTGCAAGCCGTGGCCCAGTGCCTGGCCAAATGTGTGCGCCCGGTGGACACCGTGGCCCGTTACGGTGGCGAAGAGTTTGCCGTGATCCTGCCCAACTGCCTCACGGCTTTTGGGGAAACCGTGGCCGAGCGCATCCGCCAGACCATCCAGGACATGCCCATCCAGATTTCCCCCGGTGTCAGCATCCACGTCACGGTGAGCGTGGGCGGTGCCTACGCGCCCGAGTGGGTGCGCTCTACCGCGGCCCTGTGGACCGAGCGCGCCGACGTGCAGCTCTACCGCGCCAAGTCCGAAGGCCGCAACCGCGTCTTCCTGGACCAGCAACAGGAAATTTATGTCAGCGCCGAAGAAAAGAATTTGCTCTTCGGCCATCTTGCGCTGGGAGATCCTGCCTGGATCGAAAGTGTTTCCGGCGAGGTGCCAAGTGCACCCGCCCACGGCTCCATGCATAGGGTGAATTGA
- a CDS encoding BLUF domain-containing protein codes for MLVRLLYASRAIDSRPDAIEAILTQSRNYNPSCGITGILCYGGGIFLQAIEGGRMAVSELYGHIQKDARHKDVVLLHYEEISERRFGGWTMGQVNMSKINTNILLKYAEKPELDPYSVSGKVSLALLEELMATASIIGRA; via the coding sequence ATGTTGGTCCGTTTGCTTTATGCCAGTCGCGCCATTGATTCGCGTCCCGATGCCATTGAGGCCATCCTGACGCAGTCGCGCAACTACAACCCCTCCTGCGGCATTACCGGCATCCTTTGTTACGGTGGCGGCATTTTCCTGCAGGCCATCGAAGGTGGACGCATGGCCGTGAGCGAGCTCTATGGCCATATCCAGAAAGATGCGCGCCACAAGGACGTGGTGCTGCTGCACTACGAAGAAATCTCGGAACGCCGTTTTGGCGGCTGGACCATGGGCCAGGTCAACATGTCCAAGATCAACACCAACATTCTGCTCAAGTACGCCGAGAAACCGGAGCTGGACCCGTATTCGGTCTCCGGTAAAGTTTCTCTGGCGCTGCTGGAAGAACTGATGGCCACCGCGTCCATCATCGGCCGCGCTTGA
- a CDS encoding HesA/MoeB/ThiF family protein: MQDAELLRYSRHILLDDIGIEGQTRILQGHALVIGAGGLGSPAAMYLASSGIGHITLVDHDTVDLTNLQRQILHRTDSVGAPKVASAARTLHDLNPHTQVTTVAQRADAALLEQLVPQADVVLDCCDNFQTRHAVNAACVRHGKPLVWAAAIRFDGQISVVDPRDATAPCYACVFPHNETFEETQCSTLGVFAPLVGVMGSLQAAEALKLLVGVPPSLAGRLLLLDGRHMEWSEMRAPRLPDCLVCAGIGH, translated from the coding sequence ATGCAGGACGCTGAGCTGCTGCGTTACTCGCGGCACATTCTGCTCGACGACATCGGCATCGAAGGGCAGACGCGCATCCTGCAGGGCCACGCGCTGGTCATAGGTGCCGGTGGACTGGGCTCTCCGGCCGCCATGTACCTAGCCAGTTCGGGCATAGGCCATATCACGCTGGTCGACCACGACACGGTGGACCTGACCAACCTGCAACGGCAAATCCTGCACCGCACCGACAGTGTGGGTGCGCCCAAGGTGGCATCTGCCGCGCGCACCCTGCACGACCTCAATCCCCACACCCAGGTCACCACCGTGGCCCAACGGGCCGACGCAGCGCTGCTGGAGCAACTGGTTCCGCAGGCCGATGTGGTGCTGGACTGCTGCGACAACTTCCAGACCCGCCACGCCGTGAATGCGGCCTGTGTGCGCCACGGCAAACCGCTGGTCTGGGCCGCGGCCATCCGGTTTGACGGGCAGATCAGCGTGGTCGATCCGCGCGACGCCACCGCGCCCTGCTACGCCTGTGTATTTCCGCACAACGAAACCTTTGAAGAGACCCAGTGCTCCACGCTGGGCGTGTTTGCGCCGCTGGTGGGCGTGATGGGCAGCCTGCAGGCAGCCGAGGCGCTCAAACTGCTGGTGGGCGTGCCCCCCTCACTGGCGGGGCGCCTGCTGCTACTGGACGGGCGCCATATGGAATGGTCCGAGATGCGTGCACCACGCCTGCCGGATTGCCTGGTGTGCGCAGGTATTGGGCATTGA
- a CDS encoding DUF429 domain-containing protein, which produces MTLLVGCDFSSSPTSRKQIVLALGAIQGGRIQLSKLERLASLDAFSAWLQQPQGWVGGFDLPFGLPRELVETLGWPLQWEACMRHYAQMSRAEIRAQFAAFCDARPVGGKFAHRKTDGPAGSSPSMKWVNPPVAYMLHAGVPRLLDAGVYLPGLQPPPQDSSRVALEAYPGLLAREVLGARSYKSDDKAKQTPERLIARKDLVHALEMGQTRWGLRLKLSHAQRDALVGDASGDALDAVLCLVQAAWAWQQHQQGAPLYGLPEDLDPLEGWIVGA; this is translated from the coding sequence ATGACGCTGCTTGTAGGCTGTGATTTTTCCAGCAGCCCCACCTCCCGAAAACAGATCGTTTTAGCCCTGGGGGCCATACAGGGTGGGCGTATCCAGCTATCAAAACTGGAGCGACTTGCTTCGCTGGATGCTTTCTCTGCTTGGCTGCAGCAACCCCAAGGTTGGGTCGGTGGGTTTGATTTGCCGTTTGGCCTGCCCCGTGAGCTTGTCGAAACCCTGGGCTGGCCGCTGCAGTGGGAGGCGTGTATGCGCCACTACGCGCAAATGAGCCGGGCAGAGATTCGCGCGCAGTTTGCGGCTTTTTGTGATGCCCGCCCTGTCGGCGGCAAGTTTGCCCACCGCAAGACCGATGGCCCGGCGGGTTCCAGCCCATCGATGAAATGGGTGAATCCGCCCGTGGCCTACATGCTGCACGCGGGCGTACCGCGCCTGCTCGATGCCGGTGTCTACCTGCCGGGGTTGCAGCCGCCACCCCAGGATTCGAGCCGCGTGGCGCTGGAGGCCTATCCGGGTCTGCTGGCGCGTGAGGTGTTGGGCGCACGCAGCTACAAGAGTGACGACAAGGCCAAACAGACCCCTGAGCGTCTGATCGCCCGCAAGGATTTGGTGCATGCGCTGGAGATGGGCCAGACCCGCTGGGGCCTGCGCCTCAAGCTCAGCCATGCACAGCGCGATGCCCTAGTGGGTGATGCTTCGGGGGATGCGCTGGACGCGGTGCTGTGCCTCGTGCAAGCCGCCTGGGCCTGGCAGCAGCATCAGCAGGGCGCACCGCTGTACGGCCTGCCGGAGGACCTGGACCCGCTGGAGGGCTGGATTGTGGGGGCTTGA
- the clsB gene encoding cardiolipin synthase ClsB, with protein MRHGHSVMLLEGGQAFFPALIAAIDASMSEVRLETYIFQFHEAGERVAMALERAAQRGVRVYLMMDGIGTPTLPAPWAQRLTEAGVMWHRFSPLGALGLLAPGTWRRLHRKLCVVDARIAFCGGINILDDLQDHVLGRQTWPRFDFAVQVQGPLVADVRATMVQFWTRLQATRQFERMQWRGAQQTLRASHDAPPSVVADAVAATLGIHASLLLRDNVRNRNTIERAYRRAIAGAREEVLIANAYCIPGGKLRRALVHAARRGVRVRLLLQGQYESFMQFHAARPVLGALLAAGVEIHEYRDRALHAKVAVVDGHWATVGSSNLDPLSLLLAREANVVLEDRVFADLLRTRLNAAIADHGVALDAASYAARPLRQRFLDRLAFGIMRALLFLTGRRY; from the coding sequence ATGCGCCACGGTCACAGCGTGATGCTGCTGGAAGGCGGGCAGGCATTTTTCCCGGCCCTGATAGCGGCCATCGATGCCAGCATGTCGGAAGTGCGTCTGGAAACCTATATCTTCCAGTTCCATGAAGCGGGCGAGCGCGTGGCGATGGCGCTGGAGCGTGCAGCGCAGCGCGGTGTGCGGGTCTACCTGATGATGGATGGCATCGGCACCCCCACGCTGCCAGCACCGTGGGCGCAACGCCTGACGGAGGCGGGTGTGATGTGGCACCGCTTTTCTCCGCTGGGTGCACTGGGTTTGCTGGCGCCCGGCACGTGGCGCCGCCTGCACCGCAAGCTGTGTGTGGTGGATGCCCGCATCGCCTTTTGCGGCGGTATCAATATCCTGGACGACCTGCAGGACCACGTTTTGGGTCGACAGACTTGGCCCCGTTTCGACTTTGCGGTGCAGGTGCAAGGCCCGCTGGTGGCCGACGTGCGGGCCACCATGGTGCAATTCTGGACACGCTTGCAGGCTACCCGGCAGTTCGAACGCATGCAGTGGCGCGGTGCGCAGCAGACCCTGCGCGCGTCCCACGATGCTCCGCCCTCCGTGGTGGCGGATGCGGTTGCCGCTACGCTGGGTATCCATGCGAGCCTGCTGCTGCGCGACAACGTGCGCAACCGCAACACCATAGAGCGTGCCTACCGCCGTGCGATTGCCGGTGCGCGTGAGGAGGTGCTGATTGCCAACGCCTACTGCATACCCGGCGGCAAGCTGCGCCGCGCGCTGGTCCATGCGGCGCGCCGGGGTGTGCGTGTGCGTCTGCTGCTGCAGGGCCAGTACGAGTCTTTCATGCAGTTCCATGCGGCGCGGCCGGTGTTGGGTGCGTTGCTGGCCGCCGGGGTGGAAATCCACGAGTACCGCGACCGGGCCCTGCACGCCAAGGTGGCGGTGGTGGACGGGCACTGGGCCACTGTGGGTTCTTCGAACCTCGACCCCTTGAGCCTGCTGCTGGCGCGGGAAGCCAATGTGGTGCTGGAAGACCGGGTATTCGCGGACCTGCTGCGCACGCGCCTGAACGCCGCCATTGCCGACCATGGGGTTGCGCTGGATGCCGCCAGTTATGCGGCGCGGCCCCTACGACAGCGCTTTCTCGACCGTCTGGCTTTCGGCATCATGCGTGCATTGCTGTTCCTGACTGGTCGGCGCTATTAG
- a CDS encoding SulP family inorganic anion transporter: MKPVTWSRWFPFLQWQRPDAALLRNETVSAFTVAIVLIPQAVAYAALAGMPLVTGLYASLLPALISTLWGGTARLSVGPTALSCLLIAASLQGLAQPSTAEWVVLAVWLALLSGLIQLVLGALKAGWLVNLISAPVMAGFTQAAGFLIMASQLPPMLGLQGPLSGLLDHPRFNLHEMTFGLGSLAVLWLAKQYLPRWPMVLIVVVSSALLSYFMGFEASGGGVVGALPAGLPSLYWPALLPWPVLSTLLLPAIIIALVSFLEAASSAKLQSRQDGSLWNDNQDLIGQGLAKIVSAFSGSFPTSTSFSRSAVNIYAGAKTGWSALISTFFVLLALLFLMPALHYVPLAVLAAVVIVAVSGLIQPAQFLKFWKISRAESLTSLATFVLTLATAPRIYWGVLAGMVLGLIDFLYQRLHPRIIEVGLHPDGSLRDRHLWKLAPLAPHMYALRMDGGLDFASASSFERNIAEHLSAHPETRHVCLFAQPINRMDATGAEVFASLITLLQARDIMLHISGIKLPVETVLRHAGLLQEHPLLALYRTDGDALAHIARLN, translated from the coding sequence ATGAAGCCTGTTACCTGGTCCCGCTGGTTCCCCTTCCTGCAATGGCAGCGCCCTGACGCCGCCTTGCTGCGCAACGAAACCGTCTCCGCCTTCACCGTCGCCATCGTGCTGATTCCGCAGGCCGTGGCCTATGCCGCGCTGGCTGGCATGCCGCTGGTCACCGGCCTGTATGCCTCCCTGCTGCCCGCACTGATTTCCACGCTGTGGGGCGGTACAGCCCGTCTGTCGGTCGGCCCCACCGCGCTGAGCTGCCTGCTGATTGCCGCGTCGCTGCAGGGCCTGGCCCAGCCATCCACGGCCGAGTGGGTGGTACTGGCGGTCTGGCTGGCCCTGCTCTCGGGCCTGATCCAACTGGTACTGGGCGCGCTGAAGGCTGGCTGGCTGGTCAATCTGATCAGCGCACCGGTCATGGCCGGTTTTACCCAGGCTGCGGGCTTTCTGATCATGGCGTCGCAACTGCCGCCCATGCTGGGCTTGCAGGGGCCGCTGTCTGGCCTGCTCGACCATCCCCGCTTTAACCTGCATGAGATGACCTTTGGTCTCGGCAGCCTGGCCGTGCTGTGGCTGGCCAAACAATATCTGCCACGCTGGCCCATGGTGCTGATCGTGGTGGTGTCCAGCGCATTGCTGAGCTACTTCATGGGTTTTGAGGCCTCCGGCGGTGGCGTGGTCGGCGCGCTTCCCGCAGGCCTGCCATCGCTGTACTGGCCCGCACTCCTGCCCTGGCCCGTGCTGAGCACGCTGCTACTGCCCGCCATCATCATCGCGCTGGTGAGTTTTCTGGAAGCAGCCTCCAGCGCCAAGCTGCAGAGCCGGCAGGACGGCAGCCTGTGGAACGACAACCAGGACCTGATCGGCCAGGGCCTGGCCAAAATCGTCTCGGCCTTCAGCGGCAGTTTTCCTACCAGCACCTCGTTTTCGCGCTCGGCCGTCAACATTTACGCGGGTGCCAAGACCGGCTGGTCGGCGCTGATCTCCACCTTCTTTGTGCTGCTGGCGCTGCTGTTCCTCATGCCCGCGCTGCACTATGTGCCGCTGGCGGTGCTGGCGGCCGTGGTGATCGTGGCGGTATCGGGGCTGATACAGCCCGCGCAGTTTCTCAAGTTCTGGAAAATCTCGCGTGCCGAGTCGCTGACCAGTCTGGCCACGTTTGTACTGACACTGGCCACCGCACCGCGCATTTACTGGGGCGTACTGGCCGGCATGGTGCTGGGACTGATCGACTTCCTGTACCAGCGCCTGCACCCGCGCATCATCGAAGTGGGCCTGCACCCCGACGGCAGCCTGCGCGATCGCCACCTGTGGAAACTGGCACCGCTGGCCCCCCACATGTACGCGCTGCGCATGGACGGTGGACTGGACTTTGCCTCGGCCAGCAGCTTCGAACGCAATATTGCCGAGCACCTGTCGGCCCATCCGGAAACCCGGCATGTGTGCCTGTTTGCACAGCCCATCAACCGCATGGATGCCACCGGAGCGGAGGTGTTTGCATCGCTGATCACCCTGCTGCAGGCGCGCGACATCATGCTGCACATCAGCGGCATCAAGCTGCCCGTGGAAACCGTGTTGCGCCACGCCGGCCTGTTGCAGGAACACCCGTTGCTGGCGCTTTACCGCACCGATGGGGATGCCCTGGCGCACATCGCCCGTTTGAACTGA
- the folE gene encoding GTP cyclohydrolase I produces MLVKTQTTMNPSDADEGTPVSVKIRERLKAARKRFHANDNIAEFIEPGELGLLLDEVEDKMRGVLDSLVIDIEHDHNTDNTARRVAKMYVNEVFRGRYVEGPTITEFPNVGHLNELMIVGPIIVRSACSHHFCPVIGKIWIGVMPNEHTNVIGLSKYARLAEWIMGRPQIQEEAVVQLADLIQEKTQPDGLAIVMEASHYCMAWRGVKDMDSKMINSVMRGVFLKDPNLRREFLSLIPRKG; encoded by the coding sequence ATGTTAGTGAAAACACAGACCACCATGAACCCATCCGACGCCGATGAGGGAACCCCGGTTTCCGTCAAGATCCGCGAACGCCTGAAGGCCGCGCGCAAGCGGTTCCACGCCAACGACAACATTGCCGAGTTCATCGAGCCGGGCGAGCTGGGCTTGCTGCTGGACGAAGTCGAAGACAAGATGCGCGGCGTGCTCGACAGCCTGGTCATTGACATCGAGCACGACCACAACACCGACAACACCGCCCGCCGCGTGGCCAAGATGTACGTCAACGAGGTGTTCCGCGGCCGTTATGTCGAAGGCCCGACCATCACCGAGTTTCCCAATGTGGGCCACCTCAACGAGTTGATGATCGTCGGCCCCATCATCGTGCGCAGCGCCTGCAGCCACCACTTCTGCCCGGTGATCGGCAAGATCTGGATTGGCGTCATGCCCAACGAACACACGAATGTGATTGGCCTGTCCAAATACGCACGCCTGGCCGAATGGATCATGGGCCGCCCGCAAATTCAAGAAGAGGCCGTGGTGCAACTGGCCGACCTGATCCAGGAAAAAACCCAACCCGATGGCCTGGCCATCGTGATGGAGGCCAGCCACTACTGCATGGCCTGGCGTGGCGTGAAGGACATGGACAGCAAGATGATCAATTCGGTCATGCGCGGCGTGTTCCTCAAAGACCCCAATCTGCGCCGCGAGTTTCTCTCCCTCATCCCCCGGAAAGGTTGA
- a CDS encoding endonuclease/exonuclease/phosphatase family protein, translating into MIRLRIATYNIHKGVQGLIFAKRLEIHNLGHAVEQFDADIVCLQEVRQVHRRGAEFFTRWPEMPQADFLAPEGYEAVYRTNAITRHGEHGNAMLSRWPVLDHQHEDMSDHRFEQRGLLHSEVLVHGQALHVIVVHLGLIRASRVRQLAQLRRYIARHVPDDAALVVAGDFNDWGRLVHQTLGHVGLQACEMPGAQTFPSRMPMAQLDHVFARGLAPVGLHVPRGGIWARMSDHLPLIAEFDWSVEPVE; encoded by the coding sequence ATGATTCGACTGCGCATTGCCACGTACAACATCCATAAGGGTGTGCAGGGGCTGATTTTTGCCAAGCGCCTGGAAATCCACAACCTGGGCCATGCGGTGGAGCAGTTCGATGCGGACATCGTCTGCCTGCAGGAAGTGCGTCAGGTGCACAGGCGCGGCGCTGAATTCTTCACCCGCTGGCCCGAGATGCCGCAGGCGGACTTTCTGGCACCCGAAGGTTACGAGGCGGTGTACCGCACCAACGCCATTACCCGCCATGGAGAACATGGCAACGCCATGCTGTCACGCTGGCCGGTGCTGGACCACCAGCACGAAGACATGTCGGACCACCGTTTCGAGCAGCGCGGCTTGTTGCATTCCGAGGTGCTGGTGCATGGCCAGGCCCTGCACGTGATCGTGGTCCACCTCGGCTTGATTCGCGCCAGCCGGGTGCGCCAGCTGGCGCAGCTGCGGCGCTACATTGCCCGCCATGTGCCCGACGACGCTGCGCTGGTGGTGGCGGGTGATTTCAATGACTGGGGCCGTCTGGTACACCAGACACTGGGCCACGTGGGCCTGCAAGCGTGTGAAATGCCGGGTGCGCAGACCTTTCCTTCGCGCATGCCAATGGCGCAACTGGACCATGTGTTTGCACGCGGGCTGGCGCCCGTGGGGCTGCACGTGCCGCGTGGTGGTATTTGGGCACGCATGTCGGACCACCTGCCGCTGATCGCAGAATTTGACTGGTCGGTGGAGCCTGTCGAATAG
- a CDS encoding EamA family transporter, translating to MPVSALALVILAGLIHACWNIAAKKAGGDARFACFTALVMMVFWAPIGLCLGWQQLPGWGLTEWALVAVSGVLHVVYYVVLLRGYRKADLTVVYPLARGSGPLLSSLVAIVLLGEQISALGTVGIMGVVLGVFLVAGGPGLWRKAHDPAQRQRIHKGMLYGLLTGVFIASYTVVDGYAVKVLLLSPILLDYFGNFVRLVFLLPVVLRDTATARTLWKQQWKYAMVVGIVSPVSYVLVLYALQVAPLSHVAPAREVSMLFAALLGGHLLGEGDRMARLLGAACIGLGVMALAHG from the coding sequence ATGCCCGTATCGGCCCTGGCCTTGGTCATACTGGCCGGATTGATCCACGCCTGCTGGAACATCGCTGCCAAGAAGGCTGGGGGTGACGCACGTTTCGCCTGTTTTACCGCGCTGGTAATGATGGTGTTCTGGGCCCCGATAGGCCTGTGCCTGGGCTGGCAGCAGCTCCCGGGGTGGGGGCTGACGGAGTGGGCTTTGGTGGCCGTCAGCGGCGTGCTGCATGTGGTGTATTACGTTGTTTTGCTGCGCGGCTATCGCAAGGCAGACCTCACTGTGGTTTACCCGCTGGCACGGGGTTCCGGCCCGTTGCTGTCGTCCCTGGTGGCGATTGTGCTGCTGGGCGAGCAGATTTCTGCCCTGGGTACCGTGGGCATCATGGGTGTGGTGCTGGGCGTATTTCTGGTGGCGGGCGGACCAGGCCTGTGGCGCAAGGCACATGACCCCGCGCAGCGTCAGCGCATCCACAAAGGCATGCTTTATGGCCTGTTGACCGGCGTTTTCATTGCCAGCTACACCGTGGTGGACGGTTATGCGGTGAAGGTTTTATTGCTCTCGCCCATTCTGCTCGACTACTTTGGTAATTTTGTGCGTCTGGTTTTCCTGCTACCCGTGGTGCTGCGTGACACTGCGACGGCACGCACGCTATGGAAGCAACAATGGAAGTACGCCATGGTGGTGGGCATTGTGAGCCCCGTCTCGTACGTGTTGGTGCTTTACGCGCTGCAGGTTGCGCCACTCTCCCATGTGGCACCCGCACGTGAAGTTTCCATGTTGTTCGCCGCCTTGCTGGGCGGCCATTTGCTCGGAGAGGGTGACCGTATGGCCCGGCTCCTGGGCGCCGCCTGCATCGGCTTGGGTGTCATGGCCCTGGCTCACGGCTGA
- a CDS encoding MinD/ParA family protein, with protein sequence MTDVLNPPGSADAKTSVPLKPLGKVLAVTSGKGGVGKTFVSANLAAALAKRGLRVLVLDADLGLANLDVVLNLYPKTTLHDVFTGKAKLEDAIIRAPGGFSVLLAGSGMVEYSRLTPEVRDDFLRIMNGLVPHYDIVILDTGAGISDVVLFAVSLASEVIVVATPEPTSLTDAYATIKVLVGQQKRQTIRMVINQTARQGDGRAITVQLQQVLDRFVTTDPARPVKLVHMIDIPADPAVRQAIMRRQLLMVATPGCPAAMAVSQLAAKIEDTVIPRR encoded by the coding sequence ATGACTGATGTGTTGAATCCCCCTGGCTCTGCCGACGCAAAAACGTCCGTGCCGCTCAAGCCCCTGGGCAAGGTGTTGGCCGTGACCAGCGGCAAGGGCGGTGTGGGCAAGACCTTTGTGTCAGCCAATCTGGCCGCCGCACTGGCCAAGCGCGGCCTGCGCGTGCTGGTGCTCGACGCCGACCTGGGCCTGGCCAATCTGGATGTGGTGCTCAACCTGTACCCCAAGACCACGCTGCACGACGTATTCACCGGCAAGGCCAAACTTGAAGACGCCATCATCCGCGCACCAGGCGGTTTCTCGGTGTTGCTGGCCGGTTCCGGCATGGTCGAATACTCGCGCCTGACGCCCGAGGTGCGCGACGACTTCCTGCGCATCATGAACGGGCTGGTACCGCATTACGACATCGTGATCCTGGACACCGGCGCCGGTATTTCCGACGTCGTGCTGTTTGCCGTTTCGCTGGCCTCCGAGGTCATCGTGGTAGCCACACCCGAACCCACCTCGCTGACCGACGCCTACGCCACCATCAAAGTGCTGGTCGGCCAGCAAAAGCGCCAGACCATTCGTATGGTGATCAACCAAACCGCGCGCCAGGGCGATGGCCGTGCCATCACCGTACAACTGCAGCAGGTGCTGGACCGCTTTGTCACCACCGACCCGGCCCGCCCGGTGAAACTGGTGCACATGATCGATATTCCAGCCGACCCGGCCGTGCGCCAGGCCATCATGCGCCGCCAATTGCTGATGGTGGCCACACCCGGTTGCCCGGCTGCCATGGCGGTATCGCAGTTGGCCGCCAAGATCGAAGACACGGTCATCCCACGACGCTAG